The Fulvia fulva chromosome 1, complete sequence region AGTCTAGCCCGAAGCCATTACTCCGCGCGATCTCCACAGTCCCCGTGTCGAAGGGCGTGAGGGCAAGATGTGCACCATGAAGCGCGAGCAAAGGGTTATCATTTCTCACGTTCAAGGAGAAGACTCAATAACATCAGCGAAGACGGTCAATACCATCGACACAGACAGTCTGCTGCCGGGAGAAGTCGGACAAAGACGCTGACACAGAGTGTCTGATGAAGAGCTCGCCCCCTGTCGCCACGTGAAGATGTCGACGCCACGGGCTAGCTGCGGGCTGAGAGCCGCGGTGGACTGGGAGCTTCGCCCGGCGCCCTATCGTTGATGCATCCACTTCGAGAGCGTCGCATACACTGCAGCTGTACTGGTCACACTGTCGTCCGCAATTCCTTTGGCCTGCCTCGACAGCTTCATCCTGCCAGCCTTATCTGTACTGTTCTAGACATCCCTCAAATGCGCTGAAACAACCTTCGAGCTTCGGCATCAGTGCCTAATCCTCCGCGATACCTACCTCCCATTTGGGCTTCACCATGTGGCGATCTGTGCGCGTTGCGTCCTTGCTCGCGTTGCTGTCTTTACCATGGGACGTGATAGCAGGGCACCAGATACACCAGTACTACACCTCGAACGACGACCTCCTCCTGCAACGAGATCCGTTCTCCATCTACGAGAAGCGACCCGAAGACTGCCCGCCATGCTTCAACTGCAACCTGGACGACTTCAAGTGCATGCAATATGGCAACTGCACCAAGAGTAGTGGAAAGTGTTCATGTCCGCCTGGATTCGGTGGCGAAGACTGCAGCTTGCCTTTGTGTGGGTCGCTGGCAGATGGCAAGGACCGCATGCCCAGGCAAGGCAATGCGCCTTGCCAGTGTGATGATGGTTGGGAAGGCATCAACTGCAATGTGTGCAAGACCAACCAGGCCTGTAACGCTATGATGCCGAATGGCGAAGATGGAGTCTGCTATCGAGAAGGTGTGGTACAGAAAGAGAATTTCCAAATATGCGACATCACAAATCGGAAGATTCTGGATATGCTCAAGGAGAAGAAGCCACAGGCTACATTCAGCTGTAATGCGGAAAGAGCAGAGTGCAACTTTCAGTTCTGGGTGGATCAGCAGGAGTCGTTCTACTGCGCGTTGGATACTTGCAGTTGGGACATGAAGGCGACTGACGATCGCAACACGACGACATATCGCTGCGAGAATCTGAAGTGCAGCTGCGTGCCGGACCGTATGCTATGTGGTGCTCCGAATAGTATCGATCTTGGAGATTTCCTGGACCAAGAGATCAAGGGACCTGCTGAGTTCACGTCCGTGAGCACAGATGGTGGCTCAGACAAAGATGGTAGCATTTTCTCTGAGCCCGCCATGAACGGTCTGATATCAAGCGTCTTCGGTGATAAGAGTATCTTCCTGAAGTGCAACAGCGGAGAATGCTTGTACAAGACTGAGGTCCCTGGCTATGAGCGACCGATAAAGACAATCAACACCCCACTCATCGCTGGTGTCATCTCCGGGTGTGCGCTTTTCGTCGTGGCCGTGGTACTTTTGGTCTTCTTCATGAGCCGGAGAGGCTCTGCACTCGGACATCGATACGGCCTCATTCATTTGTCTGACGACGAAGAGGAAGAAAACGCTAGGCTTCTGGCAGATCACAAACCAGCTACGCTACACTTTGAGAACGTCTGCTACAATTTGAAGGGCAAACAGATTCTCACCAACATCATGGGCTCTGTTCGTCCCGGTGAGCTCCTAGCGATCATGGGTGCATCTGGAGCCGGCAAGACATCCTTCCTTGACATACTCGCTAGAAAGAAGAAGTCTGGGCTGGTCACTGGCGAATTCTGGCTGAACGGCGAAAAGGTGGCCGATGACGACTTTCGTAGTGTCATTGGCTTCGTGGATCAGGAAGACACGATGCTGCCTACTTTGACCGTACACGAGACCATTCTGGATTCTGCACTCCTCCGTCTGCCAAAGACTATGAGCCGTGCCGCCAAGGAACAGAAGGTCGAAGACGTTGAGCGGCAACTCGGTATTTATAATATTCGACACCAGATCATCGGCTCAGAAGAGACTGGTCGCGGCATATCAGGTGGCGAGAAACGTCGTGTTGGTATTGCTTGCGAACTAGTGACGAGCCCCAGCATCCTATTCCTTGACGAGCCGACTTCTGGTCTCGATGCCTACAACGCTTTCAACGTGGTAGAGTCTTTGGTGACCCTGGTGAAGTCTTACAACAGGACAGTTGTGTTCACGATTCACCAGCCTCGCTCGAACATTGTTGCGCTCTTCGACCAGCTACTTCTTCTAGCACAAGGAAGGATTGTGTACAGTGGGCCTTTCCGAGAGTGCCAGGACTACTTTGACACTGTTGGCTACTCGTGTCCTCCAGGGTTCAACATCGCTGATTACCTGGTTGACCTGACGATGCATGCCACCGCAGATCTTGATGCGGATGACTTTGATGATACCAACTTCAACGGCGAGGTGGATGGCCGTACAACGCGAGCTAGCTCTACCATGGCTGTGAAGAGCATACCAAGCGTGAGCAATGTAAGCATTGGCGAGTCGATGGGCTCTGGTCAGACAGAGCCACTACTTAGACCCAAGGGTAAGCGAAAGACAAGCATCAGGCAACAGCAAGAACGACAGCTCTTCTCGAGGAAGAGTACAGAGCAGCAACAGCAGCCACCCTCGAGTAATCACAGCGCAAGTGATGGCGGTTTCGGCGACCCCGAGAGTACACGACAGCAGTGGCTGAAGCTATCGAAGCAGCAAGGCGCTCCACCACCGCAGATACTGGATGATCCACACAGCCTGCCTCCCGCTACGCCTGGCGCAACAGGCACGAATCTTGACGTACTCGTGACATCGTACATCCAGTCTGAAGTAGCTTCGGATCTGCTAAGCGACATCAAGAGCACCATCTCAGACGCAAACGGCAGCAACGGACATGCCCACGGCGGACCAAATGGAAACACCAACGGCAAGCTCAAGGGCTATGCGAAGCCATGGATCCACACGCAATTCTTCATTCTCTCGCGGAGGACATGGCGCAATCTCTACCGGAACCCTATGCTCATGCTTACGCATTACGCCATTGCCATCGTCCTGGCTGTGTTTACCGGCTTCCTCTTCTACGGTCTTACCGACGATCTGAAAGGCTTCCAGAACCGTCTGGGATTCTTCTTCTTCCTGCTCGCACTATTCGGCTTCAGCACACTTACCTCGCTCACCGTCTTTGCGCCAGAGCGGTTACTGTTCCTGAGGGAGCGAGCGAAGGGTTACTACCATCCTCTGGCATATTACCTATCGAAGGTCGTCTTCGACATTGTGCCACTGCGCCTCATCCCGCCTCTCATCATGGGCTGCATTGTCTACCCAATGACGGGCTTGATCCCGGCGTGGGGAGAGTTCTTCAAGTTCATCCTGTTCATCGTGCTGTTCAACCTCGCAGCGGCGATGATATGCTTGTTCATCGGCATAGTGGTACGCAATGCAGGTGTTGCGAACTTGCTTGGTGTGCTGGTCATGCTGTTCAGTCTGCTGTTTGGCGGCTTCTTGCTGAACCATGAGACGATTCCCAAGCCACTGCTGTGGCTGCAATCGGTATGTTTGACTTCATTCCTGCATGCACTGGTACTTTACTGACATTTTCGCAGCTTTCGATCTTCCATTTCGGCTTCGAAGGCCTTATTGTCAACGAGGTCCGCTATCTTTCGCTCATTGATAAGAAGTATGGTCTCGACATCGAGGTTCCCGGATCTGCGATCTTGTCCAGCTTCGGCTTCAATGTGCTAGCGTTGTGGAACGACGTGGTGGGACTGGCAGTGTTCTGTGGTGTGTTCCTTGTTCTCGGGTATGCAGCTATTCATGCCTTCCTGGTCGAGCAGCGATAAGGCGAAGGGTAGAATGTACGCATAGTTTGGGAACATCATAGAGTCATGAGTGTGGATGTACATAAGTAGAGGTGACATGAACATTGCATAGGAAGTGTGATTGCCTCGACGTGTACCCCGTCAGCTGCCTTGTACACACGCTCTACCGAATCTCGTGTGACACAGCTCGTGGTGAGTCGTGAGAAAGTGCTTGGAGATCGCCTGTTAAGTTCATCATGGAAGCCTTATCTCATGCCGCGTACCTAATATACAGGCTATCAAGCATGTACACTCCGCAAACTCATTGCTTGTCAGAAATGCCATTCCACGCTCGAATGGAGGCAGCACAACCCTAGCTTTTGAGCCCTGACCAATGCATGCCCATACGCTTCCGCCTTCGTCGCAAAGTGATTGTGCTTTTCGCAGTCTCTTTCTGGACTATCGCGCTTACTCGACGTCGCCCTTGCTCTCAAAGTTCTCGCCCTCGACGAGATCTGGTATCTCATCGTCATCATCGTCCTTCTTCTCCTCGCCCTCGGCGCCCTTCTGCAGGCTCTGGTAGCTCTCGGCCAGCTTTCGGAGAGAGGCTAACGAGTCTGGGCCGAGCTGGTTAAGAATGCCTGGCACGAGCTCGGTGAGCTCCTTGTCCTCGCCGTTGCCGTAGATGGCGAAAGTGTTGGCTGGGACGGATGCGTGGACTGCAGTATGCTTAGCCAGTGTTTTCCGGTCCTTGATTATTCAGAAACTCACCCTTTGGCGCGGAGAAGTGGATGACGTTGCCATCGGCCTTGAACATGTTCACTTCCTCGATGGCCTGGATGGGCTGCACATTCATCTTCTTGAGAGTGGTCTGCAGCTTCTTGTCGTCGGTGCCGGAGCTCTTGTGGACCTTCTTGACCTTTCTTCTTGGTGTGCCCTTGCCTCTGCAGAAACATATGTCAGACTCATATCCTCATGTACTCGCCCAAACTCTCGATGCATGAATTCGTCGTTTCCAGCTCGTAGATGTCTCATTTCGGTCGTAGTCGGAGGGCGATAGGAGGTGCTATAATGTACTTACCCTACGACGGTGTCAGTGAGAGTTCTGCATGGTCTATTGGCGCAGATGTGATGGCATACCAATACGGACGGCATTTTGCATGCGCTGCAGCTTCTCGTGATCCATGAAGGCGGTAAAAGAAGTGGTGGGCGGGAAAGTGTGCGAAACTGCCTCAATTGCTGTCTGCTAGGCCAGCAGTTTCCTCGACAGTCAATTAAGGGAGAAGAGGTTGGTTCAGGCGATGAGGTCGAGGTCGTCGCTCGTGTGTTCTCATGCCGCTTGACGGAAGCTCCCGAGTCGTGTGCGGGAATCTTCAATGCTGGCTTGGCGAAATGGTTCCTTCCTCACGCTTCTCTCTGTGAGGTCCTCTCCAGAACGACTTCACCATGGAATGGGGTCATGCACTGGGAGAACGTAATCTAGAGATGTTTGGTGGCTTCGTGAGCATGTGGCATTGCTAGAAGGAGCGTCGAAGTGCACTCATTTGCATTTGAAACTGTCCAGAGCTGTTGACTATCACACATTACATGTACAAAGCTCTACACCTGATCATATATACACTTGCTCTGCTCTAGGTACGCTGTCCACATCGACAATCAAGTATCACTTCTCCCATTTCTGGATCTCCTGTTCGGTCCAGTCCCACAGCTCCTTAGCCAATTCTGGCTTCTGAGCATACCAAAAGCTACCACCTGAAGCAATGCCCACCGGTTTCCAGTACGGCGACGTTCTGACCTCGTCTTTAGGCGCCGTCGTCGCGGTCCAGAGCGAGTTCTTCGCACCTCCAGGGACGTCCATCAGCAGTGGTTTCATCAACGGTAAAAAGATTCGGATCACTGGATTTGTCTCTTTCTGAGAACCATAGAGATCTGTCGATATTACACCAGGATGCACACTGGTTGCTGTAATTGAAGGATATCGCCGCTGCAATTCTCTGGCATGTAAGATATTTGCGAGCTTGGACTGGCCGTACCTCCTCCATGTGGAATACTTTGCAAGGCGGTCTTGGTCGTATACGATTCCTGGAGCCAAATTATGTCCTTCTGAACTAACGTTGACCACGCGGACATCAGAGTTGGGCTGCTCGGCAGTCTTGAGAAGCGTGGGTAGCAGCAGCTGGGTAAGAAGGGCGTGACCCATGTGATTGGTACCAAACTGAATCTCGTATCCCTCTTTGGTCTTCGAATATGGAACTGCCATGATACCCCTTGAGTGGTGTCAGCAGGTATGAGCAATACAGAACAGGTTCACCTCACGTACGCATTGTTGATCAGTATGTCCAGCCGATCTGATCGCGCCTTGAAGTCCTGCGCGGCCTTCTTGACGGACGCGAATGAGGTCAGATCCATCTCAATAAAGGATACCTTGCCATTTGGTACTGCCTGCTGGATCTCGGAAATGGCAGTCTCGGCCTTGGACGGAGTTCGAGCTGCGAGGAATATCTCCTGTGGGTCATGCTTTGCCAATTGCTTAACGGTCTCCTTTCCCAAACCGGTGTTGCCTGTGTAGATGTTAGCAGAGCCAACGTGAAGTTGAAGCTGTGGCCGGACGAACCGCCAGTGATCAGTATGACTTTTCCTGCAAGACTTGGTATGTCCTGATCAGGATTGAAGCTCTTTCCGAAGAACCATTCCAACATCTTGAACTGAGATTTCGATAGCAAGGTGGTGATCCTGTTACTGCTGTATATGAAGCACAACCAACGCAGTAGTTCTACGTATCGGCCGTAAACACCTCGCGGCCGCAACCCTCCAGTCAAATATTGAAGACGGCACACTTTTATCACAGCAGCCACACTATGTTCGGCTATCGATGTCGATCGAATACTCATCAAAGCACCAAGCCGAAGCTCGTCATTCTGGGCGTTCATTCTCGATCAAGCTAGCTCGATACGCAAGGGTGCCTCAGTAGCCTCGGTATAACACTGTCCCTTCGCTCACAAGCCTCACAAGCTTTCCCCTCCCTTCGCTGCATCACGCCGACCGCTAGACCACTGCCATGGCTCCCTCATCACTGCCGTTCCTGAATGCCATGCGGCGTCAATGCTGTCTGACCCGCTCGTGGGGTAGCATTGGGTTACATCGTAGCGTACGCGATCATCATGTACTCCCATCAGGTCCCCAGACAGTTGACAAGGTCGAAAACCCAAACACTCACGAGCAGGGTGTTTGAACGCCCGTTGAGACTGAACTATCCATGACCGGAAAGATGCTGTCGCCAGTAGCATTGACTAGCTTCTTGTTCTGTCTGCACGCATTTGCTTGGACACCAGGGCGATCAGCGAATGCTTCAGTCTACCATCAACCATCTGGTTCGAAGAGCATCTGTAAGCCTACTCCAACAGCAGAACCAACCGCATCGGTATGCTGACCTCCTGCATAATGTGTAACTCTACTCACGGTAACAGGTTCCTGCGACATGCTCAGCTACTCGTACAACAACTTACAAGCAGTTTTCGTACACTGTCCTGACAACAACACGATATGCTACAGCTGTTCCCGCACCCTTGACGATTGACAGCTCATATGGACCACCCTTCAGTCAAGCTTCGACGCTCCTGCCAGCAAACGCAACATACACAACGTACTCACTGAACCGTGACTTTACGACACTCCAAGACGGGCAGTATGGTCAGGGTGCCTATGCGCGACTCTGGAGTCCTTTGACCTATAACACAAGCGTCCCGTTCACCACGACCGCTACTCCAACTCCTGTAGCTAGTAGCGAGCTGGTATTTCCTCCCGCTCTTTACACAGCATGCCCACAGCAGGCAGACACATGCCTTGATTGCTACAAGCTACCCGAAGACTTCCTCTGGGGCGTTGCAGGCAGTGCCTTCCAGATCGAAGGAGGTCTGACTGAAGCTGGTAGAGGCCCAAGTGGACTTGACGTTCTTGGAGCGTTGCCCAATACGGAGGACTATGCCAATGCTGAAGTTTCCAACATGAACTACTGGCTCTATAAGCAAGACATTGCTCGGCTCGCTGCTATTGGTATACCGAATTACTCCTTTTCGATCTCTTGGACTCGCATTGTGCCATTCGGCGAAGTCGGTAGCCCAATCAACGCTGCTGGGTTGGAACATTATGAAGACTTGATCAACACCTGTATCGAATATGGTATCAGGCCGATCGTCACGCTTTCGCACAATGATGCACCACTCAACTTGACCTGTAAGTAGGGTTACAATAGGAAGACCTACCCCTACTGACCGTACACAGACCAGGATCCACGCTTCGCCGATGCGTTCTTGTATTATGCTAAAGAGGTGATGACCCGGTATAGCGATCGTGTTTCGCACTGGGTCACTCTCAACGAGCCTAACATCAACTTTGCCACTGACCACTACTCTGTGCCTCACATTCTGATGGGTCATGCGAAGGTGTACCACTGGTACAAGGAGGTCTTGAAAGGCGCAGGCCTCGTCACCATCAAGTTCGCCAACAATCTCGCTTTACCACTTGACAGTACGAACCCAGACGACACGCGAGCAGCCCTGCGCTATCAGGACTATATTTTGGGCATCATGAGCAACCCAATTTACTTGGTACTTCAATACCCAGCTGAAGTGTTGAACACGACAGGCATCAATCTGACAGCATTGACGGCCGATGAGCTCTCCTACATCAATGGGACATCCGATTACTGGTCGTTTGATCCTTACACGGCGGGCTTTGCAACGAGCCCCGAGGGCGGCATTGATGCTTGTGCCGCCAATATCAGTGATCCTCTCTGGCCTACGTGCGTGGTCAACACCAATGTTCAGCAGGATGGATGGCTGAACGGACAAGGTAAGTCGAGGCGAGATCGTGCATACCCACTGGGAGTCTAACCATTATACAGGCAGTTACGCATACGCATACCTCACGCCTCAATATGTTCGGCAACAACTTGGGTTCGCTTGGAACATGTACAAGCCTAAAGGTGTTCTCATCGCGGAATTCGGGTTCAATCCTTTCATGGAGAATGCGAAAACCCTGGTCGCCCAACAGTATGATCTGGAGCGGACGTTGTACTACCAATGGTTCCTACGAGATATGCTGAAAAGCATGTACGAGGACGGTGTCAATGTGATTGGAGCACTGGCTTGGAGCTTTGTGGATAACGATGAGGTCACTTCAGTAAGTTGTCCTGTGGATATGAATTTGGAGGATGCTTTGAGCTATGCTGACTTCTTACAGTACTATCAGCAATACGGCCTGCAGCATGTGAATAGGACCAATGGCGAGTTCACCAGGTCCTACAAACAAAGTATCTTTGATTTCGTAGACTTCTTCCACGAGTTTGTAGAGACATAGCGAGATACATGCCGCGTGTCTGCGGACAGGTCCATCGCCCAGGTCCCTCAGCTGCGCCGGATCTTCCAAAGTCTGAGTTCTAGACCCTGGTTGTAAGCTTGAAAATGCTCGACACGTAACGAGTATGCAATACACCTTGCGGAAGGGTTAGAAGGGTAAGAGTTAGGGTAGTTAGGCAGGGTCATGCAATATCTTTCAGAAAAGTCGCCTTCGCGTATTGATTGGAATTGGTTAGCATTTGATAGGGTGCCGAGGGACCTGCGCAGTGGGCCTGTCCGTAGACACTGGGGAGATACAGGTACTTCACCAAATATCAGCCGGCCACTGTCAATCTCGATGCCCCACTTTACAGATCTACATAACAGCTGCAGCACACGCGATACAACATTGAAGCAAACAGAATCACAAGAGTTTGGTGACAGTAGCTCAGTAATTCGCCATACGTGCATGAGTCGTTGCTGAGGCGTGACACGCTCGACCGAGCTTACGAACATGGCGGACAAGACAGCCAAGCAGGGCACTGCAGATGCTCAGCTCGCTACCGACATTGCAGACCGATCACTAGACGACCCTGCAAAGACATCGAAAGCCGCAGACGACCTTGCAGCAGGCACCAACAACGACGAGGATGTCGATGACAATGAAGAAGACGAAGCGGGAGAGGCAGATGCGGCAGGCAGCCCAAATGCGAAGAAGAAGCGCAAGCCACgaaagaagaagaagaaggcagaTGCTGCAGACGAGGCAGATGTGATATCACCACAAGCACAGACACAAGGACTACCGTCAAACAAGCCCGTATCTGCCAACGACATTCCAGCGCTGCTCCAGCAACTACAACTTTCGGCGCCGAACAAGAAAGAGGGCAAGGCGCCGGAAGATTACAAGTTCTGGAATACACAGCCTGTGCCCAAGTTCAGAGAGCCTAATCTCCTACAGACGACAAGCGGCGGAGAGGGTGAGGCAAAGCCAGAGGGACCCATCCTCCCCAGCGAAATCTGCAGAAAGAGTGCGAAGGCCGAGCCTGAAAAGCTAGTGGACGGGTTTGAGTGGTGTGAGATTGATCTTGAGGATAAAGAGGAGCTGCAAGAGTTCTACGATCTGCTCTTCAACCATTACGTTGAAGACACAGACGGCTCCTTCCGCTTCAACTACTCCGTCGAATTCCTCGCATGGGCGCTGAAGCCGCCCGGCTGGAAGAAGGAATGGCACATCGGTGTAAGGACAAAGTCGACAGCAGATGGAAAGAAGGGCAAGCTCGTAGCATCGATCACTGGTATCCCCGTCACACTCTTGGTCAGAGGCCAGAAGGTTAACGCGAGCGAGATCAACTTCCTTGCGATTCATAGAAAGCTTCGCAACAAGCGTCTCGCTCCCGTGCTGATCAAAGAAGTCACAAGAAGATGCTACTTGAACGGCATCTACCAGGCGCTCTACACCGCCGGCACCCTGCTACCAACACCAATTAGCACATGTCGATACTTCCACAGGTCGCTTGATTGGGAGCATCTCTACAAAACTGGCTTCAGTCATCTGCCACCGGGCACTACCGAGCTCAGGCAGAAGTACAAGTACAGAGTCGAGTCACAGACTGCAATCAAGGGACTCCGCCCTATGAAGCCTGCTGATATTCCAGCGGTCAAGGATCTGCTTGTGCGATACTCTGAGCGCTTCCAGCTTAGGCAGGAGTTCACCGACGAGGAAATCGCTCACTGGATATGCTCAGATACTTCAAAGAGTGTGGTGTGGAGCTACGTCGTGGAGGAGAATGGCAAGATTACTGACTTCATCTCGTACTACTTGCTTGAGGTAAGCTTGCATTACGCCACAAATCTTGATACCGATGCTGACACGATACAGTCCACAGTGCTCCGTGCATCGAGAAGGGAGACGATCCGCGCCGCTTACCTCTACTACTACGCCACCGATACAGCTTTTGCTAAGGGCAAGAAGCAAGAAGTTCAAGAAGGCTTGCAGTCGCGACTACAAGCCCTTGTCCACGATGCGCTCATCCTGGCCAAGAAGGATGACTTCCACGTCTTCAATGCACTCACACTACTCGACAACCCGCTCTTCTTGAAGGAGGAAAAGTTCGAACCAGGTGACGGCAAGCTGCACTACTACCTCTTCAACTGGCGGACAGCGTTGCTACCTGGTGGCATCGATGCGAAGAATAACATCGATACCACGAAGATGGGTGGTGTTGGTGTGGTCATGCTATAACGTCGGCCTCCTAAATGCAGGAAATCTTGTGAACGAAAGCGGTATCCATCACGAAGGGAACGCCTAGCGCTCAGAACAGGTAGACCGTTAGGAATACTCAACGACACCAAGCCAAACGTGATTCACGCACCTCACCCCCTCGCCCTCAAATCTTCCTTAATCATGTCCGCCCCCATCTCCGCAGTAGCATACACACTCGTCACAATATTTCCCCTCGGCTCAACCGGAAAAAACACTCGCATCCACCACCCTCAAATTCCTCGTCCCATGCACCACAAGCCTCTCATTCACCACCCCTCCTAGCTCCTCCGGCATCATCGCACACGTCCCTGAGGGGTGGTAATTACTCTCCGCGCACGCCCTCGCCATCTCGATCGCTGCCTCGAGACTCAGCGCATCGTGGCCCTCCGGGAGACGCCGGCCCCCGGGCTTGAGAAAGGAGGCGAGAGGTTGTGTTTGCGCGATTTTCTCGCATTGCATTATGTGCCGGGCGAAGATTTCGATGTCGAGGGGGTGGGAGAGGTAGTTTGTTTTGAGGGTTAATCTGGTGCGGAAGGAGGGGGAGGTGATGTGGATGCTGTGGACGTGGGTCGGGTCAGTGGTGCTTAGAAGGAAGAGGGCGTGCCTGGGCGACGTACCTCCCGGGTGAGAAAGGATGGGAGAGCTGTGTGTAGATTGTGAAGTAATTTTCGGGCTCTGTGATGGCGAGTTTCTCGAGGATGCGGTCCCGTTGGGGGTGGTGTTGGCAGGTGACGCAGAGCATGGCTGCGCTGGGTTCGTCGGGGGATTCGATGATCTTTCGTATGAAGGCGTGGTGTAATGCTTCGGCTTTGAAGTTTGGGGAGTTGGTTGGTGGGAGGTGTTTGTCGAGAAGTGCTTTGAGGTCTTCGCGTGGCTGGGGAGTTATGAAGTCGACCAGGGGCGTGTAGCCATACTGGGCTTGATGTCAGTGGATGCTGCGGAGTTTGTGGAGTTTTGATGCCTTACGTTGTATCCTCCACCCCAAGAGAGCGGTCCACTGTGCGATTCGTCGTACTGCTTCATCGCTTGTTTGATCGCTTCAGGATCTCGAATCATCATGTCCGTTGTAGCAACGCCGTCGGCGACCTCGAAGCACGGGCCAGCCATCAGGTGATCCTGCAGGTTCTCTACGATGTAGATTAGCATCGAGGGCTGTAAGACGCCGGGCGCAACCTACCTCCCACATTAGGGTTATCAATCACATTCTCAATACCGTGAGCTTCGCAGAGCTCTTTCGATCCAATACCAGAGAGTTACAAGATCTGAAGAGAGCCATAGGTGCCTGCGCAGAGAATGACCTCTTTGGATGTGTGAGCCAAGTTTCGCTGTCCATGTCTATGGAATATCACGCCTGTAGCGGTGGCTGACGAAGCAGTACCCTTCTCCAGCACGATCCGCTCAACATGTGCATCGACAATGACGCGAATATTGGGTCTGTCCTTGATGGGCTCGTAGTACTCCAACCCAGCAAAACTGCGCCGTCCAGTCTCTATATTGACACTAGATGGCGCAGTAAAGCCACCATTACCAATGCCATTAACCGGATTCCCATGACGCTGCAACGTCTTCCACGAGTCGATCCACGCCTTATGAAGTGGATTCAGGACCTGAGGAAACGATTGTTTGTTGGGTCCTGACGTACCAGTGAATTCCGAATCAAGATAATCAATCCCAAGAGCTTCCTGAATCTCCTCCGAAGGCGGCACATGCATCTGAAACTTGCGGTAGTAGGGAGCCATAGACTCATGGTCCCAGCCTTCATTCCCCATTTCCGCCCAAGCATCGAGCCCGCTTTTCGAAGGGTAGATCAAGGCCATTAAATTGATCGCAGACGAACCGACGATACACTTGCCACGCGGGTGATCCATTCGACGGCCGTTGAGACCTTCGTTGGGCTCTGACATGTACTACCAATCGCGCTCTGGGTCGCCGTGTAGTCCTACGAAGAGTCCCGGCGTGTACACTAGAGGATCGTCGTTGGCGTTCGCGCCGCCTCTAGCTTGAGGACGGACAGGGTTCGATCCTCGGTCAGTCGAGCAGCGAGGACACAGCCTGCTGTTCCTCTTCCTACGATTATCACATCGTATGTCTTGAGCTCTGCGGTCGTTGCCATCATGAAGCC contains the following coding sequences:
- a CDS encoding Nascent polypeptide-associated complex subunit beta — its product is MLEWFFGKSFNPDQDIPSLAGKVILITGGNTGLGKETVKQLAKHDPQEIFLAARTPSKAETAISEIQQAVPNGKVSFIEMDLTSFASVKKAAQDFKARSDRLDILINNAGIMAVPYSKTKEGYEIQFGTNHMGHALLTQLLLPTLLKTAEQPNSDVRVVNVSSEGHNLAPGIVYDQDRLAKYSTWRRYGQSKLANILHARELQRRYPSITATSVHPGVISTDLYGSQKETNPVIRIFLPLMKPLLMDVPGGAKNSLWTATTAPKDEVRTSPYWKPVGIASGGSFWYAQKPELAKELWDWTEQEIQKWEKGKGTPRRKVKKVHKSSGTDDKKLQTTLKKMNVQPIQAIEEVNMFKADGNVIHFSAPKVHASVPANTFAIYGNGEDKELTELVPGILNQLGPDSLASLRKLAESYQSLQKGAEGEEKKDDDDDEIPDLVEGENFESKGDVE
- a CDS encoding Beta-glucosidase 1B gives rise to the protein MTGKMLSPVALTSFLFCLHAFAWTPGRSANASVYHQPSGSKSICKPTPTAEPTASVPATCSATRTTTYKQFSYTVLTTTRYATAVPAPLTIDSSYGPPFSQASTLLPANATYTTYSLNRDFTTLQDGQYGQGAYARLWSPLTYNTSVPFTTTATPTPVASSELVFPPALYTACPQQADTCLDCYKLPEDFLWGVAGSAFQIEGGLTEAGRGPSGLDVLGALPNTEDYANAEVSNMNYWLYKQDIARLAAIGIPNYSFSISWTRIVPFGEVGSPINAAGLEHYEDLINTCIEYGIRPIVTLSHNDAPLNLTYQDPRFADAFLYYAKEVMTRYSDRVSHWVTLNEPNINFATDHYSVPHILMGHAKVYHWYKEVLKGAGLVTIKFANNLALPLDSTNPDDTRAALRYQDYILGIMSNPIYLVLQYPAEVLNTTGINLTALTADELSYINGTSDYWSFDPYTAGFATSPEGGIDACAANISDPLWPTCVVNTNVQQDGWLNGQGSYAYAYLTPQYVRQQLGFAWNMYKPKGVLIAEFGFNPFMENAKTLVAQQYDLERTLYYQWFLRDMLKSMYEDGVNVIGALAWSFVDNDEVTSYYQQYGLQHVNRTNGEFTRSYKQSIFDFVDFFHEFVET
- a CDS encoding ABC transporter G family member: MWRSVRVASLLALLSLPWDVIAGHQIHQYYTSNDDLLLQRDPFSIYEKRPEDCPPCFNCNLDDFKCMQYGNCTKSSGKCSCPPGFGGEDCSLPLCGSLADGKDRMPRQGNAPCQCDDGWEGINCNVCKTNQACNAMMPNGEDGVCYREGVVQKENFQICDITNRKILDMLKEKKPQATFSCNAERAECNFQFWVDQQESFYCALDTCSWDMKATDDRNTTTYRCENLKCSCVPDRMLCGAPNSIDLGDFLDQEIKGPAEFTSVSTDGGSDKDGSIFSEPAMNGLISSVFGDKSIFLKCNSGECLYKTEVPGYERPIKTINTPLIAGVISGCALFVVAVVLLVFFMSRRGSALGHRYGLIHLSDDEEEENARLLADHKPATLHFENVCYNLKGKQILTNIMGSVRPGELLAIMGASGAGKTSFLDILARKKKSGLVTGEFWLNGEKVADDDFRSVIGFVDQEDTMLPTLTVHETILDSALLRLPKTMSRAAKEQKVEDVERQLGIYNIRHQIIGSEETGRGISGGEKRRVGIACELVTSPSILFLDEPTSGLDAYNAFNVVESLVTLVKSYNRTVVFTIHQPRSNIVALFDQLLLLAQGRIVYSGPFRECQDYFDTVGYSCPPGFNIADYLVDLTMHATADLDADDFDDTNFNGEVDGRTTRASSTMAVKSIPSVSNVSIGESMGSGQTEPLLRPKGKRKTSIRQQQERQLFSRKSTEQQQQPPSSNHSASDGGFGDPESTRQQWLKLSKQQGAPPPQILDDPHSLPPATPGATGTNLDVLVTSYIQSEVASDLLSDIKSTISDANGSNGHAHGGPNGNTNGKLKGYAKPWIHTQFFILSRRTWRNLYRNPMLMLTHYAIAIVLAVFTGFLFYGLTDDLKGFQNRLGFFFFLLALFGFSTLTSLTVFAPERLLFLRERAKGYYHPLAYYLSKVVFDIVPLRLIPPLIMGCIVYPMTGLIPAWGEFFKFILFIVLFNLAAAMICLFIGIVVRNAGVANLLGVLVMLFSLLFGGFLLNHETIPKPLLWLQSLSIFHFGFEGLIVNEVRYLSLIDKKYGLDIEVPGSAILSSFGFNVLALWNDVVGLAVFCGVFLVLGYAAIHAFLVEQR